The stretch of DNA cagcagcaagcaggggcagtggcaggggcaacgTTTTGCTAAATCAAAATTGACACTATGCAAAAAGCCAACCCACAGAgcgacggcggcagcagcaaacggtagccgcacacacacaggggcatagatagagatacaaacacacacataaatacagaTAGAGTGTGTCGGGCCAGAGTGGGGCCAGGCGCTCAGCATGCCATGGCATGGAGGCCAAAAGGTGCCCCCtgtccgactccgactccgacaccgacgccgacgacgacgccgacTCCTCTCGTGTATGTATGGTCGTTGGTCGATGTGGTGTTGTTCCTGTGTGGCGCCACGCCAAGCACTCGCTGTAGCCtcttgttgttggctcttggCGTTAGATTTCAGCCATGTGCAGACAACGGACGccgacacacaaacacacacacaggaaacaTACAAAATAGCAGTTATTAGTTTTGTTGAATGCACTGTGGGGCAGAAACAGAGAAATATGAATGTCATAGGTAATCAAAAATGACTTCTATACTGCCACAAATTCTGAACCAATCTATCTTCGATACCCCTAAACCTTTAACCCTATAGCTACGGTATCCATAAATCCATTCAATAAAACATTCTCCAAGTAGGTTCATGCAATTCTCAGTTTAAGTACTTTGGTTCTACCCACTGTTGCCTTTCCAAAAAGCAAAGCTTAATAGTTTCAAAACTAAATTATATACCCTCGAAAAAGCGCTGAAAGAAACAGTTAACACCATAATTTGCTGCACGTTTTGGCCCACTATGACCAGCGAGACCCCACCGGCATCGAGACCagaccaaaccgaaccgaaccccaccttgtgtgtgtatggcgCAGTGCGCACTGTGGGCCTCCAGCATGGCGACATTTGCTCATTAAGCATATTAAATAATTAGTACTTGTTGTTGTCATATTTTAAATGCTCGTTTGCGCTTGTCGAGCGCACTTCAAGAGGCTTGGCTCTCGGACATGTCTCGGACTGTCTGCacaaatagaaacagaaatatATCCACAGAGATGCTGATACAAATCCGCACGTAGACCAGTTTTCCCATGCGAAGCCAGATGAGTGTGGCTTGGCCTTTGGCTTGATTTTAATTCTCGCATTctcacaataaaaatatatatatgcggatttaattgaaaagccaATTGGTTTTATATTCGTTattagaaataataaaaataaaaaaatattcgCTTGGTAATTGAATGGCAATTGATTGAACAACTTGGAGGTTGTCAGCGATTGAAGGTGGTCTGGTATATTAATTATAGATGAAAACATTGATCAAatacagaaagaaaacaaataaaatagaataaataaagaagaggTTTGTTTTTATAGCCGTAATTGCGTAATAGAACTTTGCTTTAGCTTATTTGCTTTCAAAATAACCAAATAAGAATTACTGCTAACTACCACAGTTTTACTCAGTGTTGAACAACGccccaaaaactgaaacttcttcttctttagtgcgtttgcttttttcaTTTAATGACTCTCGAATCTTATCAAAAACTCCATTAACAGCTCTCGCCCCGTGCATGCTCCCACCTTTGACACATTCTGCTCTACAAAAGTGTGTTGGACAACAAGACCATGACACCATCTTCTTGCATGTTTACAACACTTAATGGCGTCTGACTAATCACATTTGCATGGCTCTCCAGGCAGAATagaaacccaacccaaaaccaaatgaattacatttgcatgtaaatttatgcaaattccatGCTGTGTTGCCCAATGAACCATTTGACACTTTTGTCCAcacaccagcaacagaaacagagccagATCCAAAGTgctttattaattatttattgtctAACTATTTGTGAATTATGAAGAGATCGtaagacagaaagagagagacagagaaatcAAATAACTCTCAGCCTCTCTCAAGTGGAGTGATCTCTCTGGGCTCCAagcattttccttttctttcagtcttttttttggggtcttGGGGCGCTGCGAACCAGTTGAGCGACATTCCATATGAGGGGCGACAggctttggtttcggtttcggagATGGCTAAGATTAATCAGCTGCCATAAGCCAAATGACAAGACATATTTGCTGTCCCGCAACCGTCCCACTCTTCCCACCATCCCACCTTCCCACCAGATGTGCTCTAGACTTCGGCCTCTGTCCTCCCAGGTGTGGCTTTTGGGCTGGGgtgttatttttgtggcttatttgtgtttatttatggcaAGGCTAGAAATGATACAAcacaaaagtacaaaaaattaatttcaaatttgattacaataaacaaaaaataaaatcacacCGATCGGAACGGATCGGTTCCACTTgtgagcagccgcagcagcctttgatttatttatttcgtctCGTCTGCTCGGTCTCGTCTTAAAGTGTGCCAGGCCCCCatccccagccccaaccccaagaGGTGCCCCATCTGTAGGTGTGCCTTTACCCAGTCGCAgcccaacccaaaaaaaatgctgAAGAAGATTTAACAACCGCTTACAGGCCCAACcagaaaaaaatgtgaaataaatttatagttttctATTTAGATAGCTGGCCCGTAAATTATGCAAAGCCTCCCTCTCCTGCCAAACACAGATATTATGGATGGGAATCGGAATGAGattgagaatgagaatgagaatgcgAATGGCTGCTGCCGGTGCTGTGCCTGGCTAGATCTTGCCCGAATTGGGTTACTTTCAACTTAATTTAAGGTCTTAAGGTTAGGCCAATAACAGCGGGCCAAATTGCGGGATGCTTTGGCCACAagccaccatccaccatccagcatccagcatccacaATCTACAGCAATAGAACGGCCCAcgcctgcttctgcttctttaACGCTTCAATACTCCTCCGACAAAACCACCGATCCATCCATCGAAACTGGTTTTTTGTGCCTAACAACAATATGAAtgaagctgatgctgaggctgaagccgtagccatccagccatccgGAGCTCAATGCTCAATGGAAATGACAGCATACGTGTGGCCAAATAACAAGAAATAATACAAAGAATGATTTGATAGAAGCGTGGGCGATACCCGCTTATTAATTGTacatctaaaaatatatatacttagGCATATATGGCTAGAGATTCGCCGTTGGCCAATCTCAACTCCTTAACGTATTTCACTCTCAAATTGTTGGCAGTTTTTGTCTCCGGCTAATGCTGAATCTCGTTGTTTGGCTGATTCCATGTCTTTTGAAAGGtcaaactgcagcagcagttggctgTTGCTTGAAGGAGTGGTTCCTCAATAAAAATACTAATCgtacatttttatgacttCAAGCTATGTCTACACGctgtctccttctctctccctctctgtctgtctgtccatctgtctgtctttttctAATAATTGCAAATGTGGCATGGAGACCCACTTAGAGCTGCTgcccacacactccacacatcaataaacaaaacaaaatctgtCCATGGCCATCttggaatttaattgcatttgataTGCGGGTCTCTGTCTGGATACGTTTGGCAACACTGGAATGCAGTTTCTGCATAGATCTCCACATATGGAAAATACTTAAATATTCGCCATAATTTCAGCGAACTCGAAcgttttcaaataaaataaaactgaacAAGAAGTTCCTAAATATAGCATTTCCATGACCATTTTGGAAGTATTTTCTGCTATAAgaatgtatgtacttatagTATTATTATCTCCCAGATTTGATAGCAATTTTGAAGGTATTGCCTGCCCACACGACAGCAATAAATCATTCCCACTGCAACCTCTAGAGACTGCCATTCCCTATCCAACACTCCTGAGTATTATCCAACACTTCTCAGTATTTTCCAACACTTATTATCGCCATACTCATAAGCACATTTCCCACTCTTATTCCAGACTTTCCAGCGTCATTCTAGAAAGCTATCAAGTAGATCGAAACCATGTCCCACAAGACGAGCACACGACGGGCCACCGAACTGGAGTGTCCACTGGCCTCCCTGGGCAGGAATAGCAATGCGGTGCGCGATCAACTGGCAGCGGCACACTACCACCATCCGCATCCACTCAGCTCCAGTCCGCTGGATCCGCAGGCCTACAAAATGTCGCGAAAGTCACCGAACCTGAGTCTGGACACGAATGATGCGCTGGCATCGCGCAGCTCCACGCCGCACAGTGAACAGCAGGCCACAGCCACGACGGCTGCCGTGCTCCACATGGTGCAACAGAAGGCGGCCACCTTTGAGCTGAGGGGCAGGCACACGCGCCAGGAGCAGAGCATCTACGGGGCCGCCCACTCCACAGCCTCGGTGGGGCGGCAGGTGAAGAAGTCGCCCGAAATGCCGGCTCCTGCCACAAGGGGCACTGCACCCGTGCCACAGCCGCGTAACTTTCTCACGCTGGAGCATGTCCTGCAGTATGGGGCCCAAAGGCCGAGCTGGCTGCATGGCAACAGTGCGGACACGGAGGACTCCAGTGACAATAAtgtgggtggcggtggcggcggaggaagtggcagcggcggcggaggcggcaggCGACGCACGCAGGGGGGACGCTGCAGCGTGCCCACAGTGCTGAGcagcaacggcggcggcagcaatgGAGCCCAGTATCTGCTGGACAAGAAGATGGAGTCGCTGTATCTGGGGAATGCGCTGCGCGCCCTGCCCCTGGGCGCCGAGGCGAGTCAGTACCAAAACGAACGCTACTACCTGGAGGActacagcagcggcagcggcaatgaGCGGCTGCCAGGTGAGTGATCCTTGCAGCCTAATCTCTTGAAGAAATCAATCCTAACTGATGGTAAACCCTTTTCAGAACGCCTTCATCATCCGCGCACCTCCAGCCCCAGCGAGACGAGTGGCTCGGATCGCTACCTGCTGAACCGCAGCACCAACTCGCCCGCCAACGCCTTCCAGCTGGATCACCACCACACCAAAGTGCAGAGCCTCTCCGACGGCCTGTGCAATCTGGGACGCTTCTCGCCCAGCCTGGACCAGGGTTATGCCACGCTCGTCTCACCCTCACCCACCGGCCACCACTCGAGCGGAGCGGGCAATGTCACCACCTCCACGACCAccagcggtggcggtggcatcATGGCCAGCAGtacacccaccaccaccccgcGTCGTGGAGCATCCAGCGGAGCGGgcgcaggaggaggtggagtaggcggaggcggcggcggcacagcgCCAGGAACAGCCATCGGTCCGCCGCCCTGGAACCGCAAGGGTCCCTTCCGCTGTGGCCCCTACTTTGACCGCCTGCCTGACGAGGCCGTTGTCCGCATCTTCAGCTGGCTGGACAGCTGCGAGCTGTGCAGTGTGGCGCGAGTCTGTCGCAGATTCGAGCAGGTGGCCTGGCGTCCCGTGCTCTGGAAATGCATCACACTGCGGGGCGAGCACCTCAATGGAGACAAGACCCTGAAGATGATCTTCCGGCAGCTGTGCGGCCAGAGCTGCAATGGCGCCTGCCCGGAGGTGGAGCGCGTGATGCTCGCCGATGGCTGCCGCATCTCGGACAAGGGCCTGCAGCTACTGACGCGACGCTGCCCGGAGCTGacgcacctgcagctgcagaccTGTGTGGGCGTCTCCAATCAGGCGCTGGTCGAGGCCCTGACCAAGTGCAGCAATCTGCAGCATCTAGATGTGACAGGTGACAGCTTCCACAGCCTCTAATAAGCCAAAGCTAACCTCTCTCCGTATTTACAGGCTGCAGTCAGGTGAGCAGCATCAGTCCCAATCCACATGTGGAGCCACCGAGAcgcttgctgctgcaataTCTGGATCTGACCG from Drosophila subobscura isolate 14011-0131.10 chromosome O, UCBerk_Dsub_1.0, whole genome shotgun sequence encodes:
- the LOC117897342 gene encoding F-box/LRR-repeat protein 7; translated protein: MSHKTSTRRATELECPLASLGRNSNAVRDQLAAAHYHHPHPLSSSPLDPQAYKMSRKSPNLSLDTNDALASRSSTPHSEQQATATTAAVLHMVQQKAATFELRGRHTRQEQSIYGAAHSTASVGRQVKKSPEMPAPATRGTAPVPQPRNFLTLEHVLQYGAQRPSWLHGNSADTEDSSDNNVGGGGGGGSGSGGGGGRRRTQGGRCSVPTVLSSNGGGSNGAQYLLDKKMESLYLGNALRALPLGAEASQYQNERYYLEDYSSGSGNERLPERLHHPRTSSPSETSGSDRYLLNRSTNSPANAFQLDHHHTKVQSLSDGLCNLGRFSPSLDQGYATLVSPSPTGHHSSGAGNVTTSTTTSGGGGIMASSTPTTTPRRGASSGAGAGGGGVGGGGGGTAPGTAIGPPPWNRKGPFRCGPYFDRLPDEAVVRIFSWLDSCELCSVARVCRRFEQVAWRPVLWKCITLRGEHLNGDKTLKMIFRQLCGQSCNGACPEVERVMLADGCRISDKGLQLLTRRCPELTHLQLQTCVGVSNQALVEALTKCSNLQHLDVTGCSQVSSISPNPHVEPPRRLLLQYLDLTDCMAIDDMGLKIVVKNCPQLVYLYLRRCIQITDAGLKFVPSFCVSLKELSVSDCLNITDFGLYELAKLGAALRYLSVAKCERVSDAGLKVIARRCYKLRYLNARGCEAVSDDSITVLARSCPRLRALDIGKCDVSDAGLRALAESCPNLKKLSLRNCDMITDRGVQCIAYYCRGLQQLNIQDCQISIEGYRAVKKYCKRCIIEHTNPGFC